One genomic segment of Amycolatopsis granulosa includes these proteins:
- a CDS encoding bifunctional [glutamine synthetase] adenylyltransferase/[glutamine synthetase]-adenylyl-L-tyrosine phosphorylase: MAEQSRGAGSPARYGFTDDRAEEHLRAAGWWTDAGPAREALDILVALSRSADPDLALRSLDRIREADERNWAELAEALRDNRAVRGRLVAVLGTSSALGDFLVGHPDEWTRLAADKCTEADCYAEAMLDAVRDDGEIRTGAPAETALRAAYRGLLLEIAGTDLGHLVEAGLDRPAYAEVAQQLTLLAEAALATGLEIAQAEQAPQGLGDTRLAVIAMGKCGGRELNYVSDVDVIFVGDGDLQLATRLASTMMRVVGKACFEVDAALRPEGKQGALVRTLEGHTAYYEKWARTWEFQALLKARPVAGDADLGNQYAEMVTSVVWAAAERENFVADVQQMRRRVEGHVPSELAERELKLGRGGLRDVEFAVQLLQLVHGRADPSLRSPSTVEALTALGAGGYVGRSDAAELEMSYEFLRTVEHRLQLRRLRRTHLFPDFHDSAELRVLGRAIGVRPEMGRGEGDILLVEFRRHVQRIRRLHEKLFYRPLLQSVANVSTEDLRLTTKQAAQRLAALGYAAPDGALQHIRALTAGVSRRASIQRALLPVLLDLLADTPDPDGGLLAYRKVSEALEDTPWYLRVLRDEGAVVERLASLLGTSKLVPDLLVRAPEVLQLLGDPARLTGRAPAEVAKSLRATVRRQPGLKAAVAAARSLRRHEVLRVAAADLLGLLDVREVCEALSSVWVAVLQSALTAAIRQRRAELGGEAATLAVIGMGRLGGAELGYGSDADVLFVCQPDEGVSDGDAVRYASSVAETVRKMLGAPSADPPLQVDADLRPEGRGGPLVRTLDSYRAYYARWGEVWETQALLRARFVAGDEELGERFITMIDPIRYPDGGLDASRAREVRRMKARVDTERMPRGADPTLHTKLGRGGLADVEWTVQLFQLRHAFDVPELRTTSTPGALAAMADAGLADPEDTASLTEAWLLATRVRNAAMLVRGKAVDQVPSSGRDLAAVARVLGYTADDDPGEFLDSYRRITRRAHAVVERLFYEP; the protein is encoded by the coding sequence ATGGCAGAGCAGTCACGAGGGGCCGGGTCCCCTGCGCGCTACGGCTTCACCGACGATCGAGCAGAGGAACACCTCCGCGCTGCCGGGTGGTGGACCGACGCCGGGCCGGCCCGGGAGGCCCTGGACATCCTGGTCGCGCTCTCCCGCAGCGCCGACCCCGACCTCGCCCTGCGCAGCCTCGACCGCATCCGGGAAGCCGACGAGCGGAACTGGGCGGAGCTCGCCGAGGCGCTGCGGGACAACCGCGCCGTGCGCGGCCGGCTGGTCGCCGTACTCGGCACGTCCAGTGCCCTCGGCGACTTCCTCGTCGGCCACCCGGACGAGTGGACACGCCTCGCGGCCGACAAGTGCACCGAAGCCGACTGCTACGCCGAGGCCATGCTCGATGCGGTCCGCGACGACGGCGAGATCCGCACCGGCGCCCCGGCCGAGACCGCCCTCCGCGCCGCCTACCGCGGCCTGCTCCTCGAAATCGCCGGCACCGACCTCGGACACCTGGTCGAAGCCGGTCTCGACCGGCCCGCCTACGCCGAGGTCGCGCAGCAGCTCACGCTCCTCGCCGAGGCCGCGCTCGCCACCGGCCTGGAGATCGCGCAGGCCGAGCAGGCCCCGCAGGGCCTGGGGGACACCAGGCTGGCCGTCATCGCCATGGGCAAGTGCGGCGGCCGTGAGCTGAACTACGTCAGCGACGTCGACGTGATCTTCGTCGGCGACGGCGATCTGCAGCTCGCCACCCGGCTGGCCAGCACGATGATGCGGGTCGTCGGCAAGGCGTGTTTCGAGGTCGACGCCGCGCTCCGGCCCGAAGGCAAGCAAGGGGCGCTCGTCCGCACGCTCGAGGGCCACACCGCCTACTACGAGAAGTGGGCCCGCACCTGGGAGTTCCAGGCACTGCTCAAGGCGCGCCCGGTCGCCGGGGACGCGGACCTCGGCAACCAGTACGCCGAGATGGTCACCTCGGTGGTGTGGGCGGCCGCCGAACGGGAGAACTTCGTCGCCGACGTCCAGCAGATGCGCCGCCGAGTGGAGGGGCACGTGCCGTCCGAACTGGCCGAGCGCGAGCTGAAGCTGGGGCGGGGCGGACTGCGGGACGTCGAGTTCGCGGTCCAGCTGCTCCAGCTGGTCCACGGCCGAGCCGACCCCAGTCTTCGATCGCCGTCGACCGTCGAGGCGCTCACCGCGCTCGGTGCCGGCGGGTACGTCGGCCGCAGCGACGCCGCCGAGCTGGAGATGTCCTACGAGTTCCTGCGGACCGTCGAACACCGGCTGCAGCTGCGCCGCCTCCGCCGCACCCACCTGTTCCCCGATTTCCACGACTCCGCCGAACTGCGGGTGCTCGGCCGCGCGATCGGCGTCCGCCCCGAGATGGGCCGTGGCGAGGGGGACATCCTCCTCGTCGAGTTCCGCCGGCACGTGCAGCGCATCCGCCGCCTGCACGAGAAGCTGTTCTACCGGCCGCTGCTGCAATCCGTGGCGAACGTGTCCACTGAGGACCTGCGGCTGACCACCAAGCAGGCCGCGCAGCGGCTGGCCGCGCTCGGGTACGCGGCGCCGGACGGCGCGTTGCAGCACATCCGAGCCCTCACCGCCGGGGTGTCGCGGCGCGCGTCGATCCAGCGTGCGCTGCTGCCCGTCCTGCTCGACCTGCTCGCCGACACCCCGGACCCGGACGGTGGCCTGCTCGCCTACCGGAAGGTGTCCGAGGCGCTGGAGGACACGCCGTGGTACCTGCGGGTGCTGCGCGACGAGGGCGCTGTCGTCGAGCGGCTGGCGTCCCTGCTGGGCACGTCGAAGCTGGTGCCCGACCTGCTCGTCCGCGCGCCCGAGGTCCTGCAGCTGCTCGGCGATCCGGCCCGGTTGACCGGTCGCGCCCCCGCCGAGGTGGCGAAGTCGCTGCGTGCGACCGTGCGCAGGCAACCCGGGCTGAAGGCAGCTGTCGCGGCGGCCCGTTCGTTGCGGCGCCACGAAGTCCTCCGGGTGGCGGCGGCCGACCTGCTGGGGCTGCTGGACGTGCGTGAGGTGTGCGAGGCGCTGTCCTCGGTGTGGGTCGCGGTCCTGCAGAGCGCGTTGACCGCGGCCATCCGGCAACGCCGCGCCGAGCTCGGCGGCGAGGCTGCCACACTCGCGGTCATCGGCATGGGCCGGCTGGGCGGTGCCGAGCTGGGTTACGGCTCGGACGCCGACGTTCTCTTCGTGTGCCAGCCGGACGAGGGCGTGTCCGACGGTGACGCCGTCCGGTACGCGTCCTCGGTCGCCGAGACGGTGCGCAAGATGCTCGGTGCCCCGAGCGCGGACCCGCCGTTGCAGGTGGACGCCGATCTGCGACCGGAGGGACGCGGCGGGCCGCTGGTGCGCACCCTCGACTCGTACCGCGCCTACTACGCCCGCTGGGGCGAGGTGTGGGAGACGCAGGCGTTGCTCCGTGCCCGGTTCGTCGCCGGTGACGAGGAGCTGGGGGAGCGGTTCATCACCATGATCGACCCGATCCGCTACCCGGACGGCGGGCTCGACGCGTCCCGGGCTCGCGAGGTCCGGCGCATGAAGGCCCGGGTGGACACCGAACGGATGCCGCGCGGAGCCGACCCGACGCTGCACACCAAACTGGGCCGCGGCGGGCTGGCGGACGTGGAGTGGACCGTGCAGCTGTTCCAGCTCCGGCACGCGTTCGACGTCCCGGAGCTGCGCACCACGTCGACGCCGGGGGCGCTGGCGGCGATGGCCGACGCGGGGCTGGCCGATCCGGAGGACACCGCGTCGCTCACCGAGGCGTGGCTGCTCGCCACGAGGGTGCGCAACGCGGCGATGCTGGTGCGCGGCAAGGCCGTCGACCAGGTGCCGAGCTCCGGACGGGACCTCGCCGCCGTTGCCCGCGTCCTCGGTTACACCGCCGACGACGACCCCGGCGAATTCCTCGACTCCTACCGGCGCATCACCCGGCGGGCGCACGCCGTCGTCGAACGGCTCTTCTACGAGCCGTGA
- a CDS encoding glutamine synthetase family protein, with product MDRQQEFVLRTLEERDIRFVRLWFTDVLGFLKSVAVAPAELEGAFSDGIGFDGSAIEGFARVYESDMIAKPDPSTFQVLPWETPEGGHYSARMFCDIAMPDGSPSWADPRHVLRRQLSKAGEAGFTCYVHPEIEFFLLSSLPSDGSEPEPADNGGYFDQTSHATATHFRRNAIEALEAMGISVEFSHHEGAPGQQEIDLRYADALTMADNVMTFRYVVKEVALTQGVRATFMPKPFTEQPGSGMHTHVSLFEGDRNAFHNPEDPYELSETGKAFVAGLMHHAREISAVTNQWVNSYKRLISGGEAPTTVSWGRANRSALVRVPNYSPGKASSRRVEIRTIDSACNPYLAYSVVIAAGLKGIEKGYELPPAAEDDIWSMSDAERRAAGYDQLPQNLGEALAEMEKSELLPDALGEHVYDFFLRNKRAEWDAYRRSVTPYELMTLLPVL from the coding sequence ATGGATCGCCAGCAGGAGTTCGTGCTGCGCACGCTGGAAGAACGTGACATCCGGTTCGTCCGTCTGTGGTTCACCGACGTCCTGGGTTTCCTGAAGTCGGTGGCCGTCGCTCCCGCCGAGCTGGAGGGTGCGTTCAGCGACGGGATCGGGTTCGACGGATCGGCCATCGAAGGCTTCGCGCGCGTCTACGAATCGGACATGATCGCGAAGCCCGACCCGTCGACGTTCCAGGTGCTGCCCTGGGAGACCCCGGAGGGCGGGCACTACTCGGCGCGGATGTTCTGCGACATCGCGATGCCCGACGGCTCGCCGTCGTGGGCCGACCCGCGGCACGTGCTCCGGCGCCAGCTGTCCAAGGCCGGTGAGGCCGGGTTCACCTGCTACGTGCACCCGGAGATCGAGTTCTTCCTGCTGTCGAGCCTGCCGTCGGACGGCAGTGAACCCGAGCCCGCCGACAACGGCGGGTACTTCGACCAGACCAGTCACGCGACGGCGACGCACTTCCGCCGCAACGCCATCGAGGCGCTCGAGGCGATGGGCATCTCCGTCGAGTTCAGCCACCACGAGGGCGCCCCGGGGCAGCAGGAGATCGACCTGCGGTACGCCGACGCGCTGACCATGGCCGACAACGTGATGACGTTCCGGTACGTGGTGAAGGAGGTCGCGCTGACCCAGGGGGTGCGCGCGACGTTCATGCCCAAGCCGTTCACCGAGCAGCCGGGGTCGGGCATGCACACGCACGTGTCGCTGTTCGAGGGCGACCGCAACGCGTTCCACAACCCGGAGGACCCGTACGAGCTGTCCGAGACGGGCAAGGCGTTCGTGGCCGGGCTGATGCACCACGCGCGGGAGATCTCCGCAGTGACCAACCAGTGGGTGAACTCGTACAAACGGCTGATCAGCGGGGGAGAGGCACCGACCACGGTCTCCTGGGGACGGGCGAACCGGTCCGCGCTGGTGCGGGTGCCGAACTACTCGCCCGGCAAGGCGTCCTCCCGCCGGGTGGAGATCCGCACGATCGACTCGGCGTGCAACCCCTACCTGGCCTACTCGGTCGTGATCGCCGCCGGGCTGAAGGGCATCGAGAAGGGGTACGAGCTGCCGCCGGCGGCCGAGGACGACATCTGGTCGATGAGCGACGCGGAGCGCCGCGCGGCCGGGTACGACCAGTTGCCGCAGAACCTCGGCGAAGCGCTCGCCGAGATGGAGAAGTCCGAGCTGCTGCCCGACGCGCTGGGCGAGCACGTCTACGACTTCTTCCTCCGGAACAAGCGCGCCGAGTGGGACGCCTACCGCCGCTCCGTCACGCCGTACGAGCTCATGACGCTGCTGCCGGTGCTCTGA
- a CDS encoding thioesterase family protein — protein sequence MTQREPFRVEIKVRHYELDTLGHLNHAVYHSYGEVARTEALDQAGGAALREQQLAPVLLESHIVFRREIRAGETVYVGCAAKFGTGKTFHMTNDLHKADGTLAAEITCTLGLMDLRRRKLVDDPRGHFERAGVDLSVFTAD from the coding sequence GTGACCCAGCGCGAACCGTTCCGGGTGGAGATCAAGGTCCGGCACTACGAGCTGGACACGCTCGGCCACCTCAACCACGCCGTCTACCACTCCTACGGCGAGGTCGCCCGCACGGAGGCGCTCGATCAGGCCGGGGGCGCGGCGCTGCGGGAACAGCAGCTGGCGCCGGTGCTGCTGGAGTCGCACATCGTGTTCCGCCGGGAGATCCGGGCCGGTGAGACCGTGTACGTCGGCTGCGCCGCGAAGTTCGGCACCGGCAAGACGTTCCACATGACCAACGACCTCCACAAGGCGGACGGCACCCTCGCCGCCGAGATCACCTGCACGCTGGGACTGATGGACCTGCGGCGGCGCAAGCTGGTCGACGATCCGCGTGGACACTTCGAACGGGCCGGCGTGGACCTGTCGGTCTTCACCGCCGACTGA
- a CDS encoding type 1 glutamine amidotransferase yields the protein MTTARLLVLQPDPTDPAGALADWLTEAGAELDIRSLPQDSLPTTLDEHQGVVCLGGGMGAEDDTRHPWLADVRTLLANAARTNVPTLAICLGAQLLAVGAGGRVEVGESGPEVGAALVAKKDAAWSDPLFADLPLMQDVMHFHEDVITRLPRGAVLLASAPRYPNQAFRLHRSAYGLQFHIETTTAAVRAWARDAPRMAATRPADVFDIETLDRNHADIAETWQPFATRFVQLARGALEPAPPASLPFA from the coding sequence ATGACGACGGCGCGCCTCCTGGTCCTGCAACCCGATCCCACGGATCCGGCGGGGGCCCTCGCCGACTGGCTCACCGAGGCCGGCGCGGAACTGGACATCCGGAGCTTGCCACAGGACTCCCTTCCCACCACCCTCGACGAGCATCAGGGCGTCGTGTGCCTCGGCGGCGGGATGGGCGCCGAGGACGATACCCGGCACCCGTGGCTTGCCGACGTCCGCACGCTCCTCGCCAATGCGGCGCGGACGAACGTGCCCACCCTCGCGATCTGCCTGGGAGCCCAGCTCCTCGCGGTCGGCGCCGGTGGCCGGGTCGAGGTGGGCGAATCCGGCCCCGAGGTCGGTGCGGCGCTCGTCGCGAAGAAGGACGCCGCGTGGAGCGACCCCCTCTTCGCCGACCTCCCGCTGATGCAGGACGTCATGCACTTCCACGAGGACGTCATCACCCGGCTGCCCCGCGGTGCCGTCCTCCTCGCATCCGCTCCGCGATACCCCAACCAGGCGTTCCGGCTCCACCGCAGCGCCTACGGCCTCCAGTTCCACATCGAAACCACCACCGCGGCCGTCCGAGCCTGGGCACGGGACGCACCACGGATGGCGGCGACCCGCCCGGCCGACGTGTTCGACATCGAGACGCTCGACCGCAACCACGCCGACATCGCCGAGACCTGGCAGCCGTTCGCGACCCGGTTCGTCCAGCTCGCCCGCGGCGCACTGGAGCCCGCCCCACCGGCGTCGCTCCCGTTCGCGTGA
- a CDS encoding MFS transporter yields the protein MARFLHRLALRPLVCGAVIGEAGPVTSTQSRARIHPAWFVAFAAFVALVGAAGFRAVPGVLIDPLHEEFGWSTSTISSAVSINLLLYGVTAPFAAALMERLGMRRVVVGALVLVAAGSGLTVFMTASWQLLLCWGVLVGLGTGSMALAFVATVTSRWFVRHRGLVSGILTAASAAGQLVFLPLLAALATHQGWRTASLVVAFAALAVVPITLIFLRDHPSEIGLTAYGATEAEEVPPSSGAARRALQVLGQAAKTRTFWLLAGGFAVCGASTNGLIQTHFVPAAHEHGMPPTTAASLLAVVGLFDVAGTIASGWFTDRFDPRILLGVYYFLRGGSLILLPHLFAPTTQPPMWAFIIFYGLDWVATVPPTVALARERFGVSGPIVFGWVFASHQIGASIAATGAGLIHDHTGSYNPAWYIAGGLCALATVMSLLIPSARATRVPRNMPLTRRA from the coding sequence ATGGCCAGATTCTTGCACAGATTGGCGCTCCGGCCACTCGTCTGCGGCGCAGTGATCGGTGAAGCTGGCCCGGTGACCTCAACGCAGTCCCGCGCGCGCATACACCCGGCCTGGTTCGTCGCCTTCGCGGCCTTCGTCGCGCTCGTCGGTGCCGCCGGGTTCCGCGCCGTCCCCGGCGTGCTGATCGACCCGTTGCACGAGGAGTTCGGCTGGTCGACCTCCACGATCTCGTCCGCGGTGTCGATCAACCTGTTGCTCTACGGCGTGACCGCACCGTTCGCCGCCGCGCTGATGGAGCGGCTCGGCATGCGCCGGGTGGTCGTCGGCGCGCTGGTCCTGGTCGCTGCGGGCAGCGGGCTGACGGTGTTCATGACCGCGAGCTGGCAGCTCCTGCTGTGCTGGGGCGTGCTGGTCGGGCTGGGCACCGGGTCGATGGCGCTGGCGTTCGTGGCTACCGTCACCTCCCGCTGGTTCGTCCGCCACCGCGGCCTGGTGAGCGGCATCCTCACCGCGGCGAGCGCGGCCGGGCAGCTGGTGTTCCTGCCGTTGCTCGCCGCGCTGGCGACGCACCAGGGCTGGCGCACCGCGTCGCTGGTGGTCGCCTTCGCCGCCCTCGCGGTCGTGCCGATCACGCTGATCTTCCTGCGTGACCACCCGAGCGAGATCGGCCTGACCGCGTACGGCGCGACCGAGGCCGAGGAGGTGCCACCGTCGTCGGGAGCGGCCCGGCGCGCGCTGCAGGTGCTGGGACAGGCCGCGAAGACACGCACGTTCTGGTTGCTCGCGGGCGGGTTCGCCGTCTGCGGGGCGTCCACCAACGGCCTGATCCAGACCCACTTCGTGCCGGCCGCGCACGAGCACGGTATGCCGCCCACCACCGCGGCCTCGCTGCTCGCGGTCGTCGGCCTCTTCGACGTCGCGGGCACGATCGCCTCCGGCTGGTTCACCGACCGGTTCGACCCGCGGATCCTGCTCGGCGTGTACTACTTCCTGCGCGGTGGGTCGCTGATCCTGCTGCCGCACCTGTTCGCACCGACGACGCAGCCGCCGATGTGGGCGTTCATCATCTTCTACGGGCTGGACTGGGTGGCCACCGTGCCGCCCACGGTGGCGCTGGCCCGCGAGCGCTTCGGCGTGAGCGGCCCCATCGTGTTCGGCTGGGTGTTCGCCTCCCACCAGATCGGCGCGTCGATCGCCGCGACCGGCGCCGGCCTCATCCACGACCACACCGGCAGCTACAACCCCGCGTGGTACATCGCGGGCGGCCTGTGCGCCCTGGCCACGGTGATGTCGCTGCTGATTCCCTCGGCCAGGGCAACGCGGGTACCACGAAACATGCCGTTAACACGCCGTGCGTAG
- a CDS encoding nuclear transport factor 2 family protein, with the protein MSNPDNEKVVRQFVDALNDGDLTTIADVLADEASWHLHGTLPVAGHYEGRDAVLNDFLSQGLGLYEPGSLKIELTSIVSDGPTVAIEWHATGRSAKGNPYDNEYALFFHLTDGKITAIREYCDTLHVNDALYG; encoded by the coding sequence ATGAGCAATCCCGACAACGAAAAGGTCGTTCGCCAGTTCGTCGACGCTCTCAACGACGGCGACCTCACCACCATCGCCGACGTCCTCGCCGACGAGGCGAGCTGGCACCTGCACGGAACCCTGCCCGTCGCGGGTCACTACGAGGGACGTGACGCGGTCCTCAACGACTTCCTCAGCCAGGGGCTCGGGCTGTACGAACCGGGCAGCCTGAAGATCGAACTCACCAGCATCGTGTCGGACGGTCCCACCGTCGCCATCGAATGGCACGCCACCGGGCGCAGCGCCAAGGGAAACCCCTACGACAACGAATACGCCCTGTTCTTCCACCTGACCGACGGCAAGATCACCGCGATCCGCGAGTACTGCGACACGCTGCACGTCAACGACGCGCTCTACGGCTGA